A section of the Armatimonadota bacterium genome encodes:
- a CDS encoding LytTR family DNA-binding domain-containing protein, whose amino-acid sequence MRPFRILIVDDDPTARAHLERLLRELGQDQVETAENAYALLDRIRDAPPEVVFLDIRMPGLSGLDALRALNALPQRPRVVLVSAFDEHALEAFEAAAFDYLLKPVDPDRLRKTLERLAAEPLPGPPSRLALPTADRVVLLDPDQILYVQAQGDLIRVVTREGTYEARTTLREVARRLPPTRFLRVHRSYLVNLDHVVELHPFFSGTMLLRLDDPHRTEIPVSRSAARFLKALLQL is encoded by the coding sequence ATGAGGCCGTTCCGGATTCTGATCGTGGACGACGACCCCACGGCCCGGGCACACCTGGAACGGCTGCTCCGAGAGCTGGGCCAGGACCAGGTGGAAACCGCGGAGAACGCCTATGCCCTCCTGGACCGGATCCGGGACGCCCCGCCGGAGGTGGTGTTCCTGGACATCCGGATGCCTGGCCTGAGCGGGCTTGATGCCCTCCGCGCCCTCAACGCCCTCCCGCAGCGCCCCCGGGTGGTGCTGGTCTCCGCCTTCGACGAGCACGCCCTGGAGGCCTTCGAGGCCGCGGCCTTCGATTACCTCCTCAAGCCCGTGGATCCGGACCGCCTCCGGAAGACCCTGGAACGACTGGCGGCAGAACCCCTTCCGGGGCCTCCCTCGCGCCTGGCCCTTCCCACCGCGGACCGGGTGGTGCTGCTGGATCCCGATCAGATCCTCTACGTGCAGGCCCAGGGCGACCTGATCCGGGTGGTGACCCGGGAGGGCACCTACGAGGCCCGCACAACCCTCCGGGAGGTGGCCCGGCGTCTCCCCCCCACCCGTTTCCTCCGGGTCCACCGCAGCTACCTCGTGAACCTCGACCACGTGGTGGAGCTGCACCCCTTTTTCTCCGGGACCATGCTCCTCCGTCTGGACGACCCCCATCGCACGGAGATCCCGGTGAGCCGCTCCGCGGCCCGCTTCCTGAAAGCCCTCCTCCAGCTATAG